Proteins from one Bartonella sp. HY328 genomic window:
- the hemW gene encoding radical SAM family heme chaperone HemW, with protein MLEPFGIYIHWPFCAAKCPYCDFNSHVRMRGIDEPRFRAAFSREMATLRERIGHKTITSIFLGGGTPSLMEPQTVAHLLNEIARHWTIEGGAEITMEANPSSVEADRFRAYKSAGVNRLSLGVQALDDVELKRLGRIHDVKQAIYAIGLARDIFPRLSFDLIYARPNQTPQSWERELNQAIDLAADHLSLYQLTIEEGTAFQRLYEAGKLKLPEPEDAALLYDITQNITAKRGLPAYEISNHAVPGAESQHNLLYWRYQQYLGIGPGAHGRFIEGDKRTVTITEKLPEKWCDLVEEKGHGIIEEEYLTKDNQADEMLLMGLRLYEGLDIYSLESLRGKPLDNKVMAELQEYGLIEMIGNSRLRASEKGRILLDHIIGKLAA; from the coding sequence ATGCTTGAGCCTTTTGGCATTTATATCCATTGGCCGTTTTGTGCGGCCAAATGCCCCTATTGCGATTTTAATAGCCATGTACGAATGCGCGGTATTGATGAGCCGCGCTTTCGTGCGGCTTTTTCGCGTGAAATGGCAACATTACGCGAGCGTATTGGTCATAAAACCATCACCAGTATTTTTCTTGGTGGTGGCACGCCATCCTTAATGGAACCGCAAACCGTTGCCCATTTATTAAATGAAATTGCCCGCCATTGGACAATTGAAGGTGGCGCAGAAATTACCATGGAAGCCAATCCATCAAGTGTCGAGGCAGATCGTTTCCGTGCTTATAAAAGCGCTGGGGTTAACCGTTTATCGCTTGGTGTGCAAGCGCTTGATGATGTAGAGCTAAAACGTCTTGGCCGTATTCATGATGTTAAACAAGCCATTTATGCAATTGGCCTTGCGCGTGATATTTTTCCGCGCCTGTCTTTTGACCTTATCTATGCACGCCCCAATCAAACACCGCAATCATGGGAGAGGGAGTTAAATCAAGCAATTGACCTTGCTGCTGATCATTTATCGCTTTATCAATTAACTATTGAAGAAGGCACCGCCTTTCAGCGCCTTTATGAAGCAGGAAAGTTAAAACTGCCAGAGCCTGAAGATGCAGCATTGCTTTATGACATTACCCAAAATATCACGGCCAAGCGTGGTTTGCCCGCTTATGAAATATCTAATCATGCGGTGCCGGGGGCTGAATCGCAGCATAATTTACTTTATTGGCGCTATCAGCAATATTTAGGCATTGGCCCTGGTGCGCATGGTCGTTTTATTGAAGGTGATAAGCGTACCGTTACAATAACCGAAAAATTGCCAGAAAAATGGTGCGATTTGGTTGAAGAAAAAGGCCACGGTATTATTGAGGAAGAATATTTAACCAAAGATAATCAAGCCGATGAAATGCTGCTTATGGGGCTTCGCCTTTATGAAGGGCTGGATATTTACTCGCTTGAATCCTTGCGCGGAAAGCCGCTTGATAATAAGGTGATGGCTGAATTACAAGAATATGGCCTTATTGAAATGATTGGCAATAGCCGCTTACGCGCTAGCGAAAAGGGGCGCATTTTGCTTGATCATATTATTGGAAAACTTGCCGCTTAA
- a CDS encoding DMT family transporter — MSDASIDITNVSPTVTKTKQSNGYLNGFLGVAIFAGSLPATRIGVLDMNPYFLTTARATIAGICAILVVYLLKAKLPQKHDIFSLILTALGIVVGFPLFTALALQHITSAHSLVFTALLPLMTAIFAVLRAGERPKPLFWFFAIIGSLCIVAYSLLQGFSAAPMGDIYMLLAIISAGLGYAEGAKLSRRLGGPLVISYALIVSLPLMIILSIAFWPSDISAISINGWLALAYVSLFSMFIGFFFWYKGLAEGGIAKIGQLQLLQPFMGMILSAVILHEHVDLMMIIVSLGVIGCVFGARRFA; from the coding sequence ATGTCTGACGCTTCAATTGATATTACTAATGTTAGTCCAACAGTTACAAAAACCAAACAGTCCAATGGTTATTTAAATGGCTTTTTAGGTGTGGCTATTTTTGCCGGCTCCCTGCCCGCAACTCGCATTGGCGTTTTGGATATGAATCCATATTTTTTAACCACGGCACGTGCCACCATTGCTGGCATTTGCGCAATTTTGGTGGTTTATTTACTTAAAGCCAAACTGCCACAAAAACACGATATTTTTAGCCTTATCCTAACCGCTCTTGGTATTGTTGTTGGCTTTCCTTTATTCACTGCCCTTGCGTTACAGCATATAACATCTGCCCATTCCTTAGTATTTACCGCACTTTTACCTTTAATGACGGCAATTTTTGCGGTGTTGCGTGCAGGCGAGCGTCCCAAGCCGTTATTTTGGTTTTTTGCAATTATTGGTAGTTTATGTATTGTTGCTTACTCACTATTGCAGGGTTTTTCAGCTGCACCAATGGGTGATATCTATATGCTCCTCGCGATAATTTCAGCGGGCCTTGGTTATGCTGAAGGTGCTAAACTATCACGCCGTCTTGGTGGCCCATTGGTTATCTCCTATGCTTTGATAGTTTCGCTCCCGCTCATGATTATTTTAAGCATTGCATTTTGGCCAAGTGACATAAGCGCTATTTCAATAAATGGCTGGCTAGCCCTTGCCTATGTTAGCTTGTTTTCAATGTTTATCGGCTTTTTCTTTTGGTATAAGGGACTGGCTGAAGGCGGTATTGCCAAAATTGGTCAATTGCAATTATTGCAGCCCTTCATGGGCATGATATTATCGGCAGTTATCTTGCACGAACATGTCGATCTCATGATGATTATCGTGTCTTTGGGTGTTATTGGCTGCGTATTTGGTGCAAGACGCTTCGCGTGA
- a CDS encoding PLP-dependent aminotransferase family protein, with protein sequence MKKAITVSNKEKSMPITRVEFVIAEIRERIATRHLSAGERLPSIRGFAEKMGVSKSTVVEAYERLCNEGLIRAKKGAGFFVSGHNEPLDLAQMGPQLDRMIDPLWVSRQSLESGADFLKPGCGWLPSHWLAEEILSKPLRQIARTKSTAMTDYGPAQGHIGLRTQIARRLTDYGIEASPDMILLTDCATGSLDLLCRLLLEPGDTVLVDDPCYFNFLATLRAHRVKTFGVPYLSDGPDEVAFAQLVSDHSPKLYITNSAMHNPTGAILSPLKAHRILKIIENNHMMVIEDDVFADFEYEPAPRFSAFDGLKQVALTGSFSKTISASMRCGYIVAPKDWMSKLSDLRIATAMGGINFAGEVIYQILKDGSYRRHCDNLRSNLARLTSRLVPRFENMGFKIAIKPQAGIFIWAQLPNGLDSADLAQDALKQNIILAPGNVFSLSQTKSGFMRFNIAQSDDEKITRYLQSWLHKNGLKQ encoded by the coding sequence ATGAAAAAAGCAATAACAGTTAGTAATAAAGAAAAATCAATGCCGATTACGCGGGTCGAATTTGTGATAGCAGAAATTCGTGAGCGCATTGCTACACGCCACTTAAGCGCCGGCGAACGTTTGCCATCTATTCGTGGTTTTGCTGAAAAAATGGGCGTTTCAAAATCAACTGTTGTTGAAGCCTATGAGCGGCTTTGCAATGAGGGATTAATCCGTGCTAAAAAAGGCGCTGGCTTTTTTGTGTCTGGTCATAATGAGCCGTTGGATCTTGCACAAATGGGGCCGCAACTTGACCGTATGATTGATCCTTTATGGGTATCACGCCAATCGCTTGAAAGTGGTGCAGATTTTTTAAAGCCAGGCTGCGGTTGGTTGCCAAGTCATTGGTTGGCGGAAGAAATTTTGTCAAAACCCTTGCGTCAAATTGCCCGCACGAAGTCAACTGCTATGACTGATTATGGCCCAGCTCAGGGCCATATTGGTTTGCGCACACAAATTGCTCGCCGGTTAACCGATTATGGTATTGAGGCGTCGCCCGACATGATTTTACTAACTGATTGCGCGACGGGATCACTGGATTTGCTGTGCCGATTGCTTTTAGAACCGGGCGACACCGTTCTTGTCGATGATCCTTGCTATTTTAATTTTTTGGCCACCTTACGCGCCCACCGCGTAAAAACTTTTGGTGTTCCCTATTTAAGCGACGGCCCAGATGAAGTGGCTTTTGCCCAATTGGTGAGTGATCATAGTCCTAAATTATATATTACCAATTCTGCTATGCATAATCCAACAGGGGCAATTTTATCACCACTTAAAGCCCATCGCATTTTAAAAATTATTGAAAACAATCACATGATGGTTATTGAAGATGATGTTTTTGCCGATTTTGAATATGAGCCGGCGCCACGCTTTTCAGCTTTTGATGGTTTAAAACAAGTCGCATTAACGGGAAGTTTTTCTAAAACTATTTCGGCATCAATGCGCTGCGGCTATATTGTTGCACCCAAAGATTGGATGAGCAAATTGTCTGATTTGCGTATTGCAACAGCGATGGGCGGTATTAATTTTGCTGGTGAAGTTATCTATCAAATATTGAAAGATGGTAGCTATCGCCGTCATTGCGATAATTTACGCAGCAATCTTGCCCGCCTTACTTCTCGACTAGTACCGCGTTTTGAAAATATGGGCTTTAAAATTGCAATTAAACCGCAAGCAGGGATATTTATTTGGGCGCAACTGCCCAATGGGCTTGATAGTGCCGATCTTGCCCAAGATGCTTTAAAGCAAAATATTATACTTGCTCCCGGCAATGTATTTTCACTGTCGCAAACAAAATCTGGTTTTATGCGATTTAATATTGCCCAAAGCGACGATGAAAAAATTACGCGCTATTTGCAAAGCTGGTTGCATAAAAATGGGCTTAAGCAATAA
- a CDS encoding complex I NDUFA9 subunit family protein produces the protein MDLRPDLYQHPKLITVFGGSGFVGRHVVEALTKRGYRVRVAVRRPEQAYYMLQIGEVGQTQMLKTNVRIRESVARALIDADAAIFLPGVMFNAGKNNFDNVQLAGAKNVAELAQSAGIPLIHLSALTGNAPQSLDYVRTKYEGEKAVREAHPDAIILRPSVIFGPEDNFFNKFADMARFSPFLPIFGGGMNKMQPVYVGDVAEMIARSIDGQIEMGKTYELGGPEVMTFRQIMQEALHVIRRKRLLLSIPYSLGILMGGVFGLLAKIPLMPKIATADQIRMLKFDNIVSSEAIAEGRTLEGVGIKPRAIEAILTSYLWRYRIHGQFSKVTAR, from the coding sequence ATGGATCTACGACCTGATCTTTACCAACACCCTAAATTAATTACTGTTTTTGGTGGTTCGGGTTTTGTTGGGCGACATGTGGTTGAAGCTCTTACCAAGCGTGGCTATCGCGTGCGCGTTGCAGTACGCCGCCCTGAACAAGCCTATTATATGTTGCAAATTGGTGAGGTCGGTCAAACGCAAATGCTCAAAACCAATGTGCGCATTCGTGAATCGGTTGCTCGTGCTTTGATTGATGCTGATGCAGCTATTTTTCTGCCGGGTGTAATGTTTAATGCTGGCAAAAATAACTTTGACAATGTTCAACTTGCTGGTGCAAAAAATGTAGCCGAACTTGCTCAAAGTGCTGGTATTCCACTCATTCATTTATCAGCTTTAACAGGTAATGCGCCGCAATCATTAGATTATGTACGCACAAAGTATGAGGGCGAGAAAGCCGTTCGCGAAGCACATCCTGATGCAATTATCTTGCGCCCATCGGTTATTTTCGGGCCTGAAGATAATTTCTTCAATAAATTTGCTGATATGGCTCGCTTTTCGCCGTTCTTGCCTATTTTTGGGGGCGGCATGAATAAAATGCAACCAGTCTATGTTGGTGATGTTGCTGAAATGATTGCTCGCAGCATTGATGGTCAAATTGAAATGGGCAAAACTTATGAATTAGGTGGCCCTGAAGTTATGACGTTCCGCCAAATTATGCAAGAAGCCCTGCATGTTATTCGCCGCAAGCGTTTGCTCCTTTCTATCCCCTATAGTCTTGGCATATTAATGGGCGGTGTTTTTGGCTTGCTTGCAAAAATTCCGCTTATGCCTAAAATTGCAACGGCAGATCAAATCAGAATGTTGAAATTTGATAATATTGTTTCAAGTGAAGCAATAGCTGAAGGCCGCACCTTGGAAGGCGTGGGTATTAAACCACGCGCTATTGAAGCGATTTTAACCAGCTATCTATGGCGTTATCGTATTCATGGCCAGTTTTCTAAAGTGACTGCTCGCTAG
- a CDS encoding 3-carboxy-cis,cis-muconate cycloisomerase, translating to MLVDDLVKDTEIAAFFTKKAEITAMVKVEFALAKAQEHYTLITKEALAAIHDACQTFIPDLNGFAAAMAKDGVAVPELLRQLRQNIAPQFQKSLHLGATSQDIIDTGLMLRLSNILDIFEQRIKALIALLADMQFQQGATQLMAHTRMQVALPFTVFDKIQQWKALLQDISADFGFYRQKILRLQLAGPIGNGKSFDGKATEIANFMAKDLGLNLPHSWQSNRKPIIDAGHLLSLISGALGKIGQDIALLAQNEVGELVLQGGGASSAMAHKHNPIAAETLVAIGRFNAGLMGALHQSMIHENERSGAAWTLEWLVLPQICQASGAALLLAAEVLNGAKFINTVKA from the coding sequence GTGCTGGTTGATGATCTGGTTAAAGATACAGAAATAGCCGCATTTTTTACCAAAAAGGCTGAAATTACCGCAATGGTAAAGGTGGAATTTGCCCTTGCCAAGGCGCAAGAACATTACACGCTTATCACAAAGGAAGCCTTGGCAGCAATTCATGATGCTTGCCAAACATTTATCCCTGATTTAAATGGCTTTGCGGCTGCCATGGCAAAAGACGGCGTTGCTGTGCCTGAATTATTGCGACAATTGCGCCAAAATATCGCGCCGCAATTTCAAAAATCTTTGCATCTTGGCGCAACCAGCCAAGATATTATCGATACTGGCTTGATGCTGCGCCTAAGCAATATTTTGGATATTTTTGAACAGCGCATTAAAGCCTTAATTGCATTGCTTGCTGATATGCAATTCCAACAGGGCGCAACGCAACTTATGGCGCATACCCGAATGCAGGTGGCTTTGCCTTTTACCGTTTTTGACAAAATCCAGCAATGGAAGGCGCTGTTGCAGGATATTTCCGCCGATTTTGGTTTTTATCGACAAAAAATCCTGCGTTTGCAGCTTGCAGGCCCAATTGGCAATGGCAAAAGTTTTGATGGCAAAGCGACAGAAATTGCTAATTTTATGGCGAAGGATTTGGGGTTGAACTTGCCACATTCATGGCAAAGCAACCGCAAACCGATTATTGACGCGGGTCATTTATTAAGCCTTATCAGCGGTGCCCTTGGTAAAATCGGTCAAGATATCGCTTTGCTTGCCCAAAATGAGGTGGGAGAACTCGTTTTACAAGGCGGCGGCGCGTCCTCAGCCATGGCTCATAAGCATAACCCAATTGCGGCTGAAACCTTGGTGGCTATTGGACGCTTTAATGCAGGGCTTATGGGCGCGCTTCATCAATCGATGATACATGAAAATGAACGCTCTGGCGCTGCTTGGACATTAGAATGGTTGGTTTTACCACAAATATGCCAAGCAAGCGGTGCAGCGCTATTATTAGCGGCGGAGGTATTAAATGGAGCAAAGTTTATCAATACAGTAAAGGCATAA
- the pobA gene encoding 4-hydroxybenzoate 3-monooxygenase: MKTQVAIIGAGPAGLLLGQLLHKQGIDTLIIERKSPQYVLSRIRAGILEDGTRKLLHEAGAGIRMELEGHVHFGVELAFDDDVHRIDFSETVHSSVMVYGQTEVTQDLMKERKNCGAPSIYEADDVVIENYQGDNCRISFKKDGVTHQVEADFIAGCDGFHGISRRTVQEKIVEYERLYPFGWLGLLVDEPPIADELIYSNSKRGFALCSQRSLTRSRYYLQVALTDHVEDWTDAAFYDELRQRIPQKYADRLQGGKSLEKSIAPLRSFVAEPLRFDRLFLAGDAGHIVPPTGAKGLNLAASDVRYLWQAFTEYYIEKSNAGIDDYSKKALARIWKAERFSWATTMMMHRFHELSAFDQKMQRTEFDYLVSSKAAQKVFAENYTGLQSLD, from the coding sequence ATGAAAACGCAAGTTGCCATTATTGGCGCAGGTCCTGCAGGTCTTTTGCTTGGGCAATTATTGCACAAGCAAGGCATTGATACTTTAATTATCGAGCGCAAGTCGCCGCAATATGTGCTATCTCGCATCAGGGCAGGTATTTTGGAAGATGGCACAAGAAAACTTCTTCATGAAGCTGGCGCAGGTATTCGCATGGAGCTGGAGGGCCATGTGCATTTTGGTGTTGAGCTTGCCTTTGATGATGATGTTCACCGCATTGATTTTAGCGAAACAGTACATAGTTCAGTAATGGTTTATGGCCAAACTGAAGTCACCCAAGATTTAATGAAAGAGCGTAAAAATTGCGGTGCGCCAAGCATTTATGAAGCTGATGATGTCGTCATTGAAAATTATCAAGGTGATAATTGTCGCATTAGTTTTAAAAAGGACGGCGTCACCCATCAGGTTGAAGCCGATTTTATTGCCGGTTGCGATGGTTTTCACGGTATTAGCCGGCGCACTGTGCAAGAAAAAATAGTTGAATATGAACGCCTTTATCCCTTTGGCTGGCTTGGATTATTAGTTGATGAGCCACCAATTGCCGATGAATTGATTTATTCCAATAGCAAGCGTGGTTTTGCTCTTTGCTCGCAGCGCTCTCTCACAAGAAGCCGCTATTATTTGCAAGTTGCCTTAACCGATCATGTTGAAGATTGGACTGATGCCGCTTTTTATGATGAATTACGCCAGCGCATACCACAAAAATATGCTGATAGGTTGCAAGGTGGCAAAAGCCTTGAAAAAAGTATCGCGCCTTTACGTTCTTTTGTTGCTGAACCTTTGCGTTTTGACCGGCTATTTCTTGCCGGTGATGCTGGTCATATTGTACCTCCAACCGGAGCTAAGGGCTTAAACCTTGCCGCAAGCGATGTACGCTATTTATGGCAGGCTTTCACTGAATATTATATTGAAAAATCCAATGCTGGCATTGATGATTACTCAAAAAAAGCTTTGGCACGCATTTGGAAAGCTGAACGTTTTTCTTGGGCAACAACCATGATGATGCATCGCTTTCATGAATTAAGTGCCTTTGACCAAAAAATGCAACGCACCGAGTTTGATTATCTTGTGTCTTCAAAAGCGGCACAAAAGGTTTTTGCCGAAAATTATACAGGTTTACAAAGTTTAGATTGA
- a CDS encoding ABC transporter substrate-binding protein, producing the protein MKRYFIALLAGFSLVAGAAYADTIKIGIIGPFSGPFALQGKNFKAGIDTYIAEHRNKIGDDTIEIIYRDVPSADPAKSKSLAQELIVREKIQYIGGFFFTPDAMAVTPLLKQGNVPMVIMNAATSSITTQSPYVVRTSFTLPQVVTPLGQVVMNKGTKKIITVVSDYGPGIDAEKAFITAYQKAGGEVVSSLRMPLATNDFSPIMQRIKDSGADGAFAFLPAGPTTLGFMKAYADNGLKNANIALFAPGDLTQESDLPALGASALGMFTTFHYAISHDSPENKRFVEGAQKAIGNRQELSFTAVGAYDGMHVIYKMIEATNGKKDAQKAVDAVKGMAWISPRGPVSIDPNSRHITQNIYLREIAKDDAGQFYNKEIETFEMQGDPGLEQN; encoded by the coding sequence ATGAAACGCTATTTTATTGCATTACTGGCAGGCTTTAGCCTTGTGGCGGGCGCAGCTTACGCTGATACGATTAAGATTGGTATTATCGGACCATTTTCTGGGCCTTTTGCGTTGCAAGGTAAAAATTTTAAAGCAGGCATTGATACTTATATTGCTGAGCATCGCAATAAGATCGGTGATGATACAATTGAAATTATCTATCGTGATGTGCCAAGTGCTGATCCTGCCAAATCAAAATCGCTTGCGCAAGAATTAATTGTGCGCGAAAAAATCCAATATATTGGCGGTTTTTTCTTTACCCCTGATGCCATGGCTGTCACCCCCTTATTAAAACAGGGCAATGTACCGATGGTTATTATGAATGCCGCAACTTCCAGCATAACCACCCAAAGCCCTTATGTGGTGCGCACATCTTTTACCTTGCCGCAAGTGGTAACACCGCTTGGCCAAGTGGTGATGAATAAAGGCACTAAAAAAATCATTACAGTTGTAAGTGATTATGGCCCCGGTATTGATGCAGAAAAAGCCTTTATTACCGCTTATCAAAAGGCAGGTGGCGAGGTTGTTTCGTCCTTGCGCATGCCGCTTGCTACCAATGATTTTAGTCCAATTATGCAACGCATCAAGGATTCAGGAGCCGATGGTGCCTTTGCCTTTTTACCTGCTGGTCCAACCACTCTTGGCTTTATGAAAGCCTATGCGGATAATGGTTTGAAGAATGCAAATATTGCGCTCTTTGCCCCCGGTGATTTAACGCAAGAAAGTGACCTACCTGCCTTAGGGGCAAGTGCACTTGGTATGTTTACCACTTTTCATTATGCAATTTCCCATGATTCACCAGAAAATAAACGCTTTGTTGAAGGTGCACAAAAAGCAATTGGCAACCGACAAGAATTATCCTTCACCGCTGTTGGCGCCTATGATGGCATGCATGTCATTTATAAAATGATTGAAGCGACTAATGGCAAAAAAGATGCGCAAAAGGCGGTTGATGCGGTAAAAGGTATGGCATGGATAAGCCCACGAGGGCCTGTGTCAATTGATCCTAATTCTCGCCATATTACCCAAAATATTTATCTGCGCGAAATTGCCAAGGATGATGCTGGACAGTTTTATAACAAAGAGATTGAAACCTTTGAAATGCAGGGTGACCCCGGCTTGGAGCAGAATTAG
- a CDS encoding branched-chain amino acid ABC transporter permease, with amino-acid sequence MQTIASIGVDAFAYGTVLFIISIGLSLTMGLMRVVNLAHGAFAMIGGYLAAYGVSELHLNYFAAMALAIFITILIAIPLERFLYRRIYGAPELTQVLMTIGITFVIIGITNYLAGPTLKTIAIPEFLQGSVDIGFRAIAAQRLFVIASGMIIALSLWLLIERTRFGIKLRAAVDNANMAQILGIKTQTIYTLSFALAIGLAAFGGIIGAELLPLNPYYAMRYMVTFLVVVSIGGAGSIPGALIACLLLGAIDTTGRYIVPEYGEFFFYLAVIIIVMCFPRGLVGRMKR; translated from the coding sequence TTGCAAACAATAGCAAGCATCGGTGTTGATGCATTTGCCTATGGAACGGTTTTATTTATCATTTCCATTGGCCTATCACTCACTATGGGCTTAATGCGTGTGGTTAATCTTGCCCATGGTGCCTTTGCCATGATTGGCGGCTATCTTGCCGCCTATGGGGTCAGCGAACTCCATTTAAACTATTTTGCGGCAATGGCATTGGCGATTTTTATCACAATTTTGATTGCTATTCCGCTTGAGCGTTTTTTATATCGCAGAATTTATGGTGCGCCCGAACTCACCCAAGTGTTAATGACCATTGGCATCACCTTTGTGATTATCGGTATAACCAATTATCTGGCTGGCCCAACATTAAAAACCATTGCCATACCAGAATTTTTGCAAGGTTCGGTTGATATTGGTTTCCGCGCTATTGCTGCCCAGCGGCTATTTGTTATTGCCTCTGGCATGATTATTGCTCTTAGTTTGTGGTTGTTAATTGAACGTACGCGTTTTGGCATTAAGCTGCGTGCCGCGGTGGACAATGCCAATATGGCACAAATCTTAGGCATTAAAACCCAAACTATTTATACTTTAAGTTTTGCCCTTGCCATTGGTCTTGCTGCCTTTGGTGGCATTATTGGTGCGGAATTATTGCCGCTTAACCCCTATTATGCCATGCGCTATATGGTGACGTTTTTAGTGGTGGTGTCTATTGGCGGTGCTGGATCAATACCGGGAGCTTTGATTGCCTGCCTTTTACTTGGCGCGATTGATACAACCGGCCGCTATATTGTACCTGAATATGGCGAATTTTTCTTCTATCTTGCGGTGATTATCATTGTCATGTGTTTTCCGCGTGGTCTTGTTGGAAGGATGAAAAGATGA
- a CDS encoding branched-chain amino acid ABC transporter permease, whose product MSDHKSKDSTSPIMHEAKISRYKVPKRLNFATPTVLILILSIGFIGFYVFPDNLALLTRIISIALLVLSLDLITGYCGIATLGQAALFGTGAYAAGIASAHFGIHDPILMTLIGLIAGACAGLISGAIILRAHGLAQLVLSIAVVQLFHEIANKASQCTGGSDGLGGISVDALLGIFEFDLWGQTAYLYGLFLLVLVVFILIFIVRSPFGLLCQAIKQDPVRVEAMGASIRSNQLRMYIIAGSVAGIGGALNAISTQVVGLDSLSFTLSAESLVMLVVGGTGSLYGALIGAVTFLWFEHIVSAANPFYWLTIIGAVLIAVVLFAPQGLYGSLQKLLKLVRLKKS is encoded by the coding sequence ATGAGCGATCATAAATCAAAAGATAGCACTTCCCCAATAATGCACGAGGCTAAGATATCTCGTTACAAAGTGCCAAAACGCTTAAATTTTGCAACCCCAACCGTTCTTATTCTTATCCTTAGCATAGGGTTTATTGGCTTTTATGTCTTTCCTGACAATCTTGCATTATTGACCCGCATCATATCTATTGCACTATTGGTTTTATCGCTTGATCTTATTACTGGCTATTGCGGTATTGCAACTCTAGGTCAAGCAGCATTATTTGGCACCGGTGCTTATGCAGCTGGCATAGCTAGCGCCCATTTTGGTATTCATGATCCCATTTTAATGACCCTTATTGGCCTTATTGCTGGCGCATGTGCCGGACTAATATCGGGTGCAATTATTCTTCGCGCCCATGGGCTTGCACAACTTGTGCTCTCTATAGCAGTGGTGCAATTATTTCATGAAATTGCTAATAAAGCATCGCAATGCACGGGCGGCAGTGATGGGCTTGGTGGCATCAGTGTTGATGCGCTTTTGGGTATTTTCGAATTTGATCTTTGGGGGCAGACGGCGTATTTATATGGCTTATTTTTGCTTGTCCTCGTTGTTTTTATACTTATTTTCATTGTGCGCTCGCCCTTTGGGTTATTATGTCAAGCCATTAAGCAAGATCCTGTACGGGTTGAGGCTATGGGTGCATCCATCCGCTCCAATCAATTACGCATGTATATTATAGCGGGTAGCGTTGCTGGCATTGGCGGCGCTTTAAATGCTATTTCAACGCAAGTGGTTGGTCTTGATAGTTTAAGCTTTACCCTATCGGCAGAATCCTTGGTTATGTTGGTGGTTGGTGGTACCGGCTCACTTTATGGGGCACTTATCGGTGCGGTTACATTTTTATGGTTTGAACACATCGTTTCGGCTGCCAATCCCTTTTATTGGCTAACCATCATTGGCGCAGTGTTGATAGCTGTGGTGCTTTTTGCCCCGCAAGGACTTTATGGAAGCCTGCAAAAACTATTAAAATTGGTGAGGTTAAAAAAATCATGA
- a CDS encoding ABC transporter ATP-binding protein, with protein sequence MTAIFEVSGLLKNFGGLAVTNNVSLSMQKGDRLALIGPNGAGKTTLVNLVTGHLKPSAGAVILAGEDITNTKITNRVRKGLVRSFQVTRLFKDMTPEQHIALALMQNEGKTNRIFGNYRKMSHIMDETYAILAKLRLDSLALQKVAFLAYGQQRLLEIAISLAMHPKVLLLDEPAAGVPQSETGLIEDALASLPDDLAVLMIEHDMDLVFRFASRVIVLAAGSVIFDGSPQDVIQDSHVRTAYLGSYAQ encoded by the coding sequence ATGACGGCGATTTTTGAGGTTTCTGGTCTTTTAAAAAACTTTGGCGGATTAGCCGTTACCAATAATGTCTCACTGTCCATGCAAAAGGGTGACCGCCTTGCCCTTATCGGCCCCAATGGCGCAGGTAAAACAACTTTGGTCAATTTGGTAACTGGCCATTTAAAACCAAGCGCTGGTGCGGTTATTTTGGCTGGCGAAGATATTACCAATACTAAAATTACTAATCGAGTACGTAAAGGCTTGGTGCGGAGCTTTCAGGTAACACGATTATTTAAGGATATGACCCCAGAACAGCATATTGCTCTTGCGCTTATGCAGAATGAAGGCAAAACCAATCGCATCTTTGGTAATTATCGTAAAATGTCGCATATCATGGATGAAACCTATGCAATTCTTGCCAAGCTGCGCCTTGATAGTCTTGCTTTACAAAAGGTTGCCTTTCTTGCCTATGGTCAACAACGTTTGCTTGAAATTGCCATTAGCCTTGCCATGCATCCCAAGGTTTTACTATTGGATGAACCTGCCGCTGGCGTGCCGCAAAGCGAAACGGGTTTAATTGAAGATGCCCTTGCAAGCCTGCCCGATGATCTTGCGGTTTTAATGATCGAGCATGATATGGATCTGGTTTTTCGCTTTGCAAGCCGCGTTATTGTTTTGGCAGCAGGCAGCGTTATTTTTGATGGATCGCCGCAAGATGTCATTCAAGATAGCCATGTGCGAACCGCTTATTTGGGGAGTTATGCACAATGA